AGCACACCCTCACCTTCAGTGCTGGGGAGACTTTGCCCCGTGCCCACCCAAATGCCAAACAAGAGGCAAAACCCTAAAGGCTGAGTCAGCCAGGCCCCATGACTAGAGGCCCAGCGGAAGTCTGGAGGTCACAGGAATCGGGCCTCAGGATTACAAAGCCCAAGTCTCCCACCTGCTCCCTGAAGAGGGGGCGGTTACAGATTGCAGGGGTCAGATGCAGAGGGTCCAATGGGATTTGCCACTCCCCGGCTGCAGAACCTCAGAAAGGGGTCCCGACTTCTATTGTTCTCTGCAATGAAAGGACAATGGGAAATGCTGGGTAATTAAGTGCCAGGATGATAAGTTTGTTCAAAGTCTGCCAGAAACCCTCCAGGGAACCCAGGGAAGGTGCTGGACCAGGCAAGGCCTTCTGAGGCAGAAACAAGCGGAGGTGGCCCCTGTCCTCCAAAAACCCCTATGGAATCCCCTGGGGGAGAGCCAGCCTGCCCATCCACCAGTCACTCAAACATGTGACAGTCAGGATTTCTGGTCCAACTCCAGCCAAgggcaggaggagggggaggCGATTGTCATGGGGGCTCAGGAAGACTTCTAGAGCGCAGGGCAGAGCAGGTTTGGGAGCAAACACAAGGAGGTTCCCTCTGTGCCACAGCTATTACATGCCACACACTTGACCCCCTCTGAATTCTCCAGCAACTCCAGGAAGTGGGTCTCAAAGGAGTGCAATTGGTCTATGCCACACCTAGTCATGGCACACCTACTGGGGGCCAGTCACTGCTCGCACAGATCCAGCCCTGGGAAGCTCAAAGCATAGAGCAGGAGGCAGACAATTAAATAGTCTTCAGCGAAGTCACTTTTTCAAGCAAGTAAAAGGCATAATtataatagctaacatttataTAGCAATTATTGTGTGCGCTTTCTCTTTCTCAATTTCCTTACATGTAAAATGGGGGCTCTAATAATACCTACTTCCTGTGGCAATTAAATAAGTTAACGTATGTAAAGCATCAAGGCAGAGCCTGGCATACAGTTAGGGCTCCATACAGGACACCTTCACTGCCATCATTTACTTGGTCCTTCCAACGACGCTGGAAGGTTTTTAAGTGAAACTTATaattccaggctggcctggaactcctgggcgaaagtgattttccacttcAGCCTGGTGGGTAGCTGTAACGACAGGCATGCGCCATGTTTGGGTGGGAAAGCTGAAATCCATAGACGTTATAGGACTGGAAAAGCAGAATGTTCTTGGATAAAGAGAACACAGGGTTTGAAACTTGGCTCCACCTCTCACTGCTGTTAGACTGACTGAATgtctctgcctcagtttcttcacctgCAAAGTGGGTGAATAACTACCTTCAAAGCGTGCGACACTATCTTACAAGCGGCCATCATTCTCCAAGAGCTGCCACGGGGACTCGGAGCTAGGGGGCGCCGGGAGGGAGGGGGTCAAAGAGGAAAGCCTTCCCCCGGGGCCTCCGGCTCAACATCCCTCTCACTTCTCGCCCTTCCAGGTTATGTCCCGCACTGCCTGCCCCCGAGCAGCTACGATGGCGACCAGAAGCCAGGCCTGGAGCTGGCGCCGGCCGAGCCCGCGTACCCGCCCGCGGCCCCGGAGGAGTACAGCGACCCCGAAAGCCCGCAGTCGAGCCTGTCCGCGCGCTACTTCCGCGGGGAGGCGGCCGTGACCGACAGCTACTCCATGGACGCCTTCTTCATCTCAGACGGGCGCTCGCGGCGGCGGCGGGGCGGGAGCGGCGGGGATGCGGCGGGCGCGGGGGACGCCGGGAGCGCCGGGGAGCGCGCGGGGCGCACGGGGGCGCCGGCGGGAGGCGGGCACCGGCACGCGTGCGCCGAGTGCGGCAAGACGTACGCCACGTCGTCGAACCTGAGCCGCCACAAGCAGACGCACCGCAGCCTGGACAGCCAGCTGGCGCGCAAGTGCCCGACGTGCGGCAAGGCGTACGTGTCCATGCCCGCGCTCGCCATGCACGTGCTCACGCACAACCTGCGCCACAAGTGCGGCGTGTGTGGCAAGGCCTTCTCGCGGCCCTGGCTGCTGCAGGGGCACATGCGCTCGCACACCGGCGAGAAGCCTTTCGGCTGCGCGCACTGCGGCAAGGCCTTCGCCGACCGCTCCAACCTGCGCGCGCACATGCAGACGCACTCGGCCTTCAAGCACTACCGCTGCCGCCAGTGCGACAAGAGCTTCGCGCTCAAGTCCTACCTCCACAAGCACTGCGAGGCCGCCTGCGTCAAGGGCGCCGAGCCTCCCCCGCTGCCCCCAGCTGGCCCGGCCAGCTGAGCCTCCCGCCCGGTCGGCGCGCCGGAACTTGCTCTCCACGCGCCCCGGGCCCCC
This region of Callospermophilus lateralis isolate mCalLat2 chromosome 3, mCalLat2.hap1, whole genome shotgun sequence genomic DNA includes:
- the Scrt2 gene encoding transcriptional repressor scratch 2; protein product: MPRSFLVKKIKGDGFQCSGGPAPTYHPLETAYVLPGARGPPGDNGYVPHCLPPSSYDGDQKPGLELAPAEPAYPPAAPEEYSDPESPQSSLSARYFRGEAAVTDSYSMDAFFISDGRSRRRRGGSGGDAAGAGDAGSAGERAGRTGAPAGGGHRHACAECGKTYATSSNLSRHKQTHRSLDSQLARKCPTCGKAYVSMPALAMHVLTHNLRHKCGVCGKAFSRPWLLQGHMRSHTGEKPFGCAHCGKAFADRSNLRAHMQTHSAFKHYRCRQCDKSFALKSYLHKHCEAACVKGAEPPPLPPAGPAS